A single window of Halanaerobiaceae bacterium ANBcell28 DNA harbors:
- a CDS encoding Gfo/Idh/MocA family oxidoreductase: MSEKKKVGIIGCGGIANGKHMPAIAKIKEVEMVAFCDLVKERAEKAASKYGVEDAKIYVDYKEMLKDKSIDVVHVLTPNDSHSPITVAALETGKDVMCEKPMAKTAEGARKMVEAAKKTGRKLSIGYQNRFRSDSQYLYNACKAGELGNIYFAKAHAIRRAAVPTWGVFLDDEAQGGGPLIDIGTHALDLTLWLMDNYRPKYVVGTTYRELAENKEKAEANAWGPWDTDEYTVEDSAFGFVVMENGATVILESSWALNSLDVGEARTTLCGSEAGADMRDGLRINGQKYGRHYVEKPEMKKGGVDFYDGESMSPADLEARVFYDAVLEDKELVVTPEQALVVTEILEAIYESAKTGKPVYFNGRS; the protein is encoded by the coding sequence ATGAGTGAAAAGAAAAAAGTTGGAATTATAGGTTGTGGAGGAATTGCCAATGGGAAGCATATGCCTGCTATTGCAAAGATTAAGGAAGTTGAAATGGTAGCTTTCTGTGATCTTGTTAAAGAAAGAGCTGAAAAGGCTGCTAGTAAATATGGAGTGGAAGATGCAAAGATATATGTGGATTATAAAGAGATGCTAAAAGATAAGAGTATTGATGTGGTTCATGTATTAACACCTAATGACTCTCATTCACCTATTACTGTTGCTGCTCTAGAAACTGGTAAAGATGTTATGTGTGAAAAACCTATGGCTAAAACTGCTGAGGGTGCACGAAAAATGGTAGAGGCAGCTAAAAAAACTGGTCGTAAGTTAAGTATAGGTTATCAGAATAGATTTCGCTCAGATTCACAATATCTATATAATGCATGTAAGGCTGGAGAGTTAGGAAATATTTATTTTGCTAAAGCTCATGCTATTAGACGTGCTGCTGTTCCTACCTGGGGAGTTTTTCTTGATGATGAAGCACAGGGTGGTGGACCTCTTATTGATATAGGGACACATGCACTGGATTTGACTTTATGGCTAATGGATAATTATAGGCCTAAATATGTAGTTGGTACTACTTATAGAGAACTGGCTGAAAATAAGGAAAAGGCAGAAGCTAATGCTTGGGGTCCATGGGATACTGATGAATATACAGTTGAGGATTCTGCTTTTGGCTTTGTAGTTATGGAAAATGGAGCTACAGTAATATTGGAGTCTAGTTGGGCACTGAATTCTCTTGATGTTGGTGAAGCTAGAACCACATTATGTGGTAGTGAGGCTGGAGCAGATATGCGTGATGGATTAAGAATTAACGGACAAAAATATGGTAGACATTATGTAGAAAAGCCTGAAATGAAAAAAGGAGGAGTAGATTTTTATGATGGTGAATCTATGTCTCCTGCAGATTTAGAAGCAAGAGTTTTTTATGATGCAGTACTAGAAGACAAAGAATTAGTAGTTACTCCAGAACAGGCTCTTGTAGTAACAGAAATTCTTGAGGCTATTTACGAATCTGCAAAAACAGGAAAACCTGTATATTTCAACGGACGTTCATAA
- a CDS encoding sugar phosphate isomerase/epimerase yields the protein MKLGVLTVLMNDRSLEETLQYLSEKGVQAVEIGTGGFPGKSHADPDILLNDNTKLEKFTDLFNKYNIEISALSCHGNPVHPQKEIAVAAHEDFEKTVLLAEKLGLDRVITFSGCPGGSPEAKYPNWVTCPWPDDFGEILDYQWNEVLIPYWKKTAAYAQKHGVNKICLEMHPGFCVYNPETMLKLREAVGEVMGANFDPSHLIWQGIDIVAAIRELGDAIYHFHAKDTKIDEINTAVNGVLDTKHYGDEINRSWVFRSVGYGNGYQYWKDIVSNLRMVGYDDVLSIEHEDSLMSSTEGLNKAIDFLKEVLIFEDTGEMFWA from the coding sequence ATGAAATTAGGTGTTTTAACTGTATTGATGAATGATAGAAGTTTAGAGGAGACTTTACAGTATTTAAGTGAAAAAGGAGTGCAGGCAGTAGAGATAGGAACTGGGGGGTTTCCTGGTAAAAGCCATGCAGATCCTGATATCTTATTAAATGACAATACGAAATTAGAGAAATTTACAGATCTTTTTAATAAATATAATATAGAAATTAGTGCTTTGAGTTGTCATGGCAATCCAGTACATCCACAAAAAGAGATTGCTGTTGCAGCCCATGAAGATTTTGAAAAAACAGTATTGCTGGCTGAAAAATTAGGATTAGACAGAGTTATTACATTTTCTGGATGTCCAGGAGGATCTCCAGAAGCAAAATATCCTAATTGGGTTACTTGTCCATGGCCTGATGATTTTGGAGAGATTCTTGATTATCAGTGGAATGAGGTTCTAATTCCTTATTGGAAGAAAACAGCTGCATATGCTCAGAAACATGGAGTTAATAAGATCTGTTTGGAAATGCATCCTGGTTTTTGTGTTTATAATCCTGAAACCATGTTGAAATTAAGAGAAGCAGTAGGAGAAGTCATGGGTGCTAACTTTGATCCTAGTCATCTTATTTGGCAAGGCATTGATATCGTGGCAGCTATTAGAGAATTAGGGGATGCAATCTATCATTTCCATGCAAAAGATACCAAAATTGATGAGATTAATACAGCTGTTAATGGTGTTTTAGATACCAAACATTATGGAGATGAAATTAATCGTTCATGGGTATTTAGAAGTGTTGGCTATGGAAATGGTTATCAATATTGGAAGGACATCGTAAGTAATCTTCGTATGGTAGGCTATGATGATGTTTTAAGTATTGAACATGAAGATAGTCTGATGTCAAGTACTGAAGGATTAAATAAAGCTATTGATTTTCTAAAAGAAGTTCTAATTTTTGAAGATACTGGAGAAATGTTCTGGGCTTAG
- a CDS encoding Gfo/Idh/MocA family oxidoreductase — MSKYRVGIIGCGNIFPMHAVSVKELECAELVAVCDNKEERAKAKAKEFAVDFYLDYKEMIDQANLDVVHICTPHYLHAEMAIYACKAGVNVLTEKPMSIKLEDAEDMVKAAKENDVTLGVIFQNRYNPGSILIKETLESGALGKVLSAKLAVTWDRSDEYYSNSDWKGTWEKEGGGVVIDQAIHTMDLLRWFVDDEISYVEANIGNRAHEIIEVEDSAEGVIKYKNGTVTGFYTINYYSYNAPVEIELHCEKGIAKLVSDNASVKFNDGREYIAGPNPNETFNYGNVKSYWGVSHSKQINNYYESILKGVKPDLTGDEAIKTQKMICAIYDSGKSRKRIKF; from the coding sequence ATGTCAAAATACAGAGTAGGGATTATTGGCTGTGGGAATATCTTTCCCATGCATGCTGTATCAGTAAAAGAACTTGAATGTGCAGAGTTAGTGGCTGTTTGCGATAATAAAGAGGAAAGGGCAAAGGCGAAAGCAAAAGAATTTGCTGTAGATTTTTATCTTGATTATAAGGAAATGATAGATCAAGCAAATTTAGATGTAGTTCATATTTGTACTCCTCATTATCTTCATGCAGAAATGGCTATCTATGCCTGTAAAGCTGGAGTTAATGTCTTAACAGAAAAACCAATGTCTATTAAATTAGAAGATGCAGAGGATATGGTGAAAGCTGCTAAAGAAAATGATGTCACTTTAGGGGTTATCTTTCAAAATCGTTATAACCCTGGTTCTATTTTAATTAAAGAAACCCTAGAGTCAGGTGCTCTTGGTAAGGTACTGTCTGCTAAATTAGCTGTTACCTGGGATCGTTCTGATGAATATTATAGCAATAGTGATTGGAAAGGCACCTGGGAAAAAGAAGGCGGTGGTGTTGTAATAGATCAGGCTATTCATACTATGGATCTATTACGTTGGTTTGTTGATGATGAAATATCATATGTTGAAGCAAATATCGGAAATAGAGCACATGAAATAATTGAAGTTGAAGATTCGGCAGAGGGTGTAATAAAATATAAAAATGGTACAGTTACAGGGTTCTATACTATAAACTACTATAGTTACAATGCCCCAGTAGAAATAGAACTTCATTGCGAAAAAGGTATAGCCAAATTGGTATCAGATAATGCTTCAGTTAAATTCAACGACGGCCGAGAGTATATTGCAGGTCCCAATCCTAATGAAACCTTCAATTATGGTAATGTGAAGAGTTATTGGGGAGTTAGTCATAGTAAACAGATAAATAATTATTACGAATCTATATTAAAAGGTGTTAAGCCTGATCTTACAGGTGATGAGGCTATAAAGACTCAAAAAATGATTTGTGCAATTTATGATTCTGGTAAAAGTAGAAAAAGAATAAAGTTTTAA